One window of the Hyperolius riggenbachi isolate aHypRig1 chromosome 5, aHypRig1.pri, whole genome shotgun sequence genome contains the following:
- the GPR20 gene encoding G-protein coupled receptor 20 — MECLLSQASSNFNSTKELGENDSHANIETSQGNQLAELDKTLHSRFYSLWVALLVINTLIFLVGIVLNSLALYVFCFRTKSKTTSVIYTINLVVTDLLVGLSLPTRIVMYYSAEACPACSFVHSFTYFVNMYCSILFLTCICVDRYMAIVQVEASRRWRNPNYAKCICIFIWIFAVVVTFTILTTTIRHPSCCLFQLFTLTAFEYFVPLIIITFYTLRIMWALSRSTLMNQSRERRMKAVQLLITVLIIFTVCFTPIHVSQVAFCANDSMSRDVILIVYHVTVTLSSLNSCMDPIVYCFVTNNFQSTMRSIFRKHQPDHITLDITGLHKNSKGSGTAFSALSNAIVTLPLQNSNLF; from the coding sequence ATGGAGTGCCTGCTCAGCCAAGCATCTAGTAACTTCAACTCAACTAAAGAACTGGGGGAGAATGATTCTCATGCAAACATCGAAACATCCCAAGGAAATCAATTAGCTGAACTGGATAAGACCTTACACAGCAGGTTCTACAGCCTATGGGTAGCACTCTTAGTAATCAACACCCTCATCTTCCTGGTGGGAATTGTATTAAACAGTTTGGCTCTCTACGTATTTTGCTTTCGAACCAAATCAAAGACCACATCTGTAATCTACACCATCAATCTGGTGGTGACGGACCTCTTGGTGGGCCTCTCTCTGCCGACACGAATTGTCATGTACTATAGCGCAGAGGCATGCCCCGCCTGCTCCTTTGTGCACAGCTTTACGTACTTTGTGAACATGTACTGCAGTATACTTTTCCTCACTTGCATCTGTGTTGACCGCTACATGGCCATTGTACAGGTTGAGGCTTCCCGTCGGTGGAGGAACCCAAACTACGCCAAATGTATCTGCATTTTTATATGGATATTTGCCGTGGTGGTAACTTTCACCATCTTGACCACAACAATAAGACATCCATCGTGTTGTCTTTTCCAGCTCTTCACGCTAACTGCCTTTGAGTACTTCGTTCCTCTGATCATCATCACTTTCTACACCTTACGGATCATGTGGGCTTTGTCCCGGTCAACGTTGATGAACCAAAGCAGAGAGAGGCGTATGAAGGCAGTGCAGCTCCTCATCACGGTGCTGATTATCTTCACAGTCTGTTTCACACCCATCCACGTCAGTCAGGTGGCCTTTTGTGCCAATGATTCCATGTCCCGTGATGTCATACTTATTGTCTACCATGTGACTGTAACCCTGAGCAGCCTCAACAGTTGTATGGACCCCATTGTCTACTGTTTTGTCACCAACAACTTCCAGTCCACCATGAGAAGCATCTTCAGGAAGCACCAGCCTGATCATATCACACTGGATATCACAGGTCTTCACAAGAACTCAAAAGGTTCCGGAACAGCTTTCTCAGCTCTCTCAAATGCCATAGTGACATTACCTTTACAAAACAGCAATCTATTCTAG